AGCGTTTTCATTGCAACTCCCTATTGTTGAGAACCCCTGCCGATCCATGGGATTTCCCAGGGGATGGAACGTGACATCGTGGGTTTAAAATGGTTTATCTCGGCTCATTAAAGCGCCGGTATTTTTCCAAGGATACAGCATTTTTCGGATGAAGGCATTTTCGAGCTTTGCATATCAAGGACCAACTTGCCTCCATCCCTTCCGGGTCCACTCTTTGGCGCTCCCCTTCGGCGTCTTGTTTTGTCTCTTCGGGGTGGTTTGTTTCAGCTCCCCGGGGTGACCCGCCTAGACGGGTGTTATTTTTTTAAAGATGCAAGCCACCGACCGGGTTTGTCGGAGTGACCGTTGCGGCGGATTTCGAAGTAGAGCCCCGCAACCCCCTCCATGGAACCCGTATCCCCCACTTCAGCGATCTTTTGGTTGGCAGCGATCCAATCCCCCTGTCCCACCAACAGGCGACGGTTATGACCATAGAGGGAGTAGATATGGTTGCCATGATTGACGATCAACAACAGACCATACCCCCGGAACCAGTCGGCGTAAACCACCTGTCCCTGGAAAACCGCTTTTACCGGCGATCCTTCCCGAACTTTAAAGAAAAGACCGGAAGATTTGGCAGCCCAGGCTCCCTTCACCGGACGGGGCAGTTTGCCTTTTTTTCGTTGGATCCGACCAAAGGTTTGGGTTTTGGCAACGGGGGCACGATTCAAGGCCTCACCCAGCTCCACGACAAAGCCTGAGAGATCTTCCTGGGCTTTTTTTAACTCAGCCAGCTTTTGTTGTCTGAGGCTGCCCTCTTTTTGAACCCGCTTGAGCAGGACGATGCGCTCTTCCCGCCGGGAAAGCCAGAGGTCGTGTTCATCCTTGAGATCCTGGGTGAGTTGTTGCAGGTGGCTCAGGGTTTCCTGATGAAGCGCTATCGATTTTTGCAGCTCATCCTGGGCCAGACGCAATCCCTGAAATCGCCGATTACGCTCCCGAATGAGGTGACCAAAATAGACCACGCCCTGCTGAATGCGGGCGCTTTTTTCTCCGGAGAGGGCAACCTTGAGCAGCCCCTGATCCCCCAGGCCGTAAAGCAGGCGCAGGTGGGCTGCCAGCTCCTCCTGGCTTTGGGAAAGTCGCCCCAGATTTTCTCCGACCCGATCTTCCAGCAGGGGCAGCCTATCTTCGGCGTCCTTGAGCTTTTGGGTGAGGGTGTCGAGGCGTTCCTTGCCGGAGGAGAGTTTGCGATCCAGGCTTTCCAGTTCAGCGAGGAGAGATTTTTCCTCCCCCTTGGTGCGGCGCAGGGCCTGTTTTTCCTTTTGCAGCGTACCCACTACCTGTTTTAAGGCATTCCGCCCCTGTTCCAGGCTGTGGGGTTTTTCCGTGGCTTTTGCCGGGGAGGCAAGGGTAGGCAGCCCACTCCAAGGGACCAGCACAACGGCCAGGAAGGCGATGAAAAACCACTTGCTGGTGAGTGGGCTATAGATCCGCATCGCCTTCCAGGGTCACCAGGGGTTGGCCGCTCATGGCTTCGGGTTGGGGCAGCCCCATGAGGCGCAGCAGGGTCGGGGCGACGTCACACAGACGACCATCCACCAGTTGACCCGGTCTGCCCAGATAGAGCAGGGGGGCCGGGTTGAGGGTGTGGGCGGTGTGGGCCTGATTGGTTTGAATATCCACCATCTGGTCGGCGTTGCCGTGATCAGCGGTGAGCAGCAGTTCGCCACCGGCCTTCAGGATGGCATCGGCCAACTGTCCCAGGCAGTGATCGACGGTTTCGATGGCCTTGACCGCCGCCTCAAAATCACCGGTATGTCCCACCATATCAGGATTGGCATAGTTGACCACCACCAGATCGAACGATCCCTGACCGAGTTTTTCAATGACGCGATCCGTCAGCTCCTGAGCAGACATGGCGGGCTGGTGGTCATAGGTGGCGACATCGGGGGAGGGGATCAACAGCCGCTCCTCCAAGGGAAAGGGGGCCTCTTCGCCACCATTGAAAAAATAGGTGACGTGGGCATATTTTTCGGTCTCTGCCGCCCGTAGCTGTCGCCAGCCTCGTTTGGAGACCTCTTCGGCCAGGATGTCGTGGAGCCGCTCCGGGGGGAAAGCGACCTGGATATTTTGCAAGGTTTCGTCATAGAGGGTGAGGCAGAGAAAAGCGCTCAGCTGGGGACGCAGGCTGCGTTTAAATCCGGTAAAAGCCCCGTCACCTTCCTCGGGATCCAAAAAGGCGTGACTCATCTCCCGTACGCGATCAGCGCGAAAGTTGAGCATGAGCACGGCATCTCCATCGGAGACACTTTGAGGCGGGGTGCCATCCGCCAAAATCAGGGTAGGCTGCACAAATTCGTCATCTTCTCCCCGATCATAGGCGGCTTGCAGACCACTCAGGGGGTCTGACGCCACTTCTCCTTTTCCAGCCACGAGCATGTCGTAAGCCAGCTGCACCCGATCCCAGCGCTTGTCCCGATCCATGGCATAGTAGCGGCCACAGAGGGTGGCGATGCGACCGGCGCCGATTTTGTCGAGCCCTGCTTGAAAATTGGAGATGTATTCCATGGCGGAGCGGGGGGGGGTATCCCGGCCATCGAGAAAACCATGGACGAGGATTTTTCCAGCTCCGAGTTTGGCGGCGCTCTCCACGGCGGCCAGGAGATGATCGGTATGGGAGTGGACCCCTCCTGGAGAGAGCAGCCCCATGATGTGGACTGCTCCTCCAACAGCGACGGCTTTTTCGATGGAGGAGGTCAGTGCGGGATTGGTTTGAAAGGTGTTGTTTTTGATGGCCAGGTTAATTCGGGTATAGTCCTGATAAACAATGCGCCCGGCCCCCAGGTTGAGATGCCCCACCTCTGAGTTGCCCATCTGACCGTCGGGCAGACCCACATGCCCTCCGCTGGTTTGCACCAGAGCGTGGGGGCGGGTTTGCCACCAGTGATCGAAGTGGGGTGTTTTGGCGTGAAAGATGGCGTTGTGATCCCTTTCGTCACGGATCCCCCAGCCATCCATGATCACGAGGGTCATTGGTTTGGGGCGCATGGGCTCCTCATCGTCGGGTGTGGGGTGATTGAGGGTAGAGAAATCAACCCTTTGGTGAAAGGGATGGCAGATGGGATTTGGCCACCTGATGAGAGGGTAAGAGTGGATGGTTGCATGGCAGCCTTAATCCGGGGGATAGCCGGAGCGGTATTGGATGCATCCTTATTCGTGTTGGGTTGGCGTTTTTTCCCGGAAGTTCCTGACTGGCATTCCAATGATGGCATTTTCCGGAATCCGTTCCATTCAGGTAGGGCTTGGTTAACGCGATCCACCACATGAAAAGGGATTCTAACATCCACAACCGG
The sequence above is drawn from the Magnetococcales bacterium genome and encodes:
- a CDS encoding 2,3-bisphosphoglycerate-independent phosphoglycerate mutase, which translates into the protein MRPKPMTLVIMDGWGIRDERDHNAIFHAKTPHFDHWWQTRPHALVQTSGGHVGLPDGQMGNSEVGHLNLGAGRIVYQDYTRINLAIKNNTFQTNPALTSSIEKAVAVGGAVHIMGLLSPGGVHSHTDHLLAAVESAAKLGAGKILVHGFLDGRDTPPRSAMEYISNFQAGLDKIGAGRIATLCGRYYAMDRDKRWDRVQLAYDMLVAGKGEVASDPLSGLQAAYDRGEDDEFVQPTLILADGTPPQSVSDGDAVLMLNFRADRVREMSHAFLDPEEGDGAFTGFKRSLRPQLSAFLCLTLYDETLQNIQVAFPPERLHDILAEEVSKRGWRQLRAAETEKYAHVTYFFNGGEEAPFPLEERLLIPSPDVATYDHQPAMSAQELTDRVIEKLGQGSFDLVVVNYANPDMVGHTGDFEAAVKAIETVDHCLGQLADAILKAGGELLLTADHGNADQMVDIQTNQAHTAHTLNPAPLLYLGRPGQLVDGRLCDVAPTLLRLMGLPQPEAMSGQPLVTLEGDADL
- a CDS encoding peptidoglycan DD-metalloendopeptidase family protein yields the protein MRIYSPLTSKWFFIAFLAVVLVPWSGLPTLASPAKATEKPHSLEQGRNALKQVVGTLQKEKQALRRTKGEEKSLLAELESLDRKLSSGKERLDTLTQKLKDAEDRLPLLEDRVGENLGRLSQSQEELAAHLRLLYGLGDQGLLKVALSGEKSARIQQGVVYFGHLIRERNRRFQGLRLAQDELQKSIALHQETLSHLQQLTQDLKDEHDLWLSRREERIVLLKRVQKEGSLRQQKLAELKKAQEDLSGFVVELGEALNRAPVAKTQTFGRIQRKKGKLPRPVKGAWAAKSSGLFFKVREGSPVKAVFQGQVVYADWFRGYGLLLIVNHGNHIYSLYGHNRRLLVGQGDWIAANQKIAEVGDTGSMEGVAGLYFEIRRNGHSDKPGRWLASLKK